The sequence ATGAATAGAAGttcaaattaattgaaatttaattagtttgaatttaaggattaatatttttcataaataaaaattaaaaatttagtcCCAAAAGTTTGTTTTTGTGGTATCATACGGCATTTAGATGCTAATGTTTGAGTTGATTAAACATTGACTAAAGAATTAAGAAGTTTCATACTTTAATCACATCGACAATTGgcataataataacataaattaatatGCCGACATGCATAATTGATCCACttgtacaataaaaaaaataaataaaagggacaatttatataacaaaaaaattacagatgtatatgtatatattcacaATGTGAGAACTTAAACTTAGTGATTTTTACAAtcacttatttaattatttaatattaattaattttaaattcattgaaTTGAGGGGGAAAACCCTATATTTGaagtaattttcatttttacccCTATATCTTCTTCAACTCTAAAGACAAGAAAATTCATAAAGACATGGAAGTCAAGTCATCTTTTTCTAGGAATTTTCTTGCTAGAAGTAATAAACTTAGATGAATTAGTTTCTCATTGCCAAGTCATGCATTGCATTTCTAAATGCGGCATTAGATTCAACTACATTAAATATTGATTACTTATAAATTTCTTGATTGACTTATGGCCATctcattaaaaatttcaaaatatgggTTAGTTAGGTTGCcaataaatctttattttttttaagctaaTATTCTTCATCCAAAGTTGTTACTGACGGATACACGGACCACGGTTGTGTTGGGATATATTTGACATttagatatattaattaatgtatgtTTAAtggcttttattttaaaattttaattaatttattaaataatcttGTTGTAAGAAATATAAGTGATCTGAAGTAGGGAAAAGTGATATTACTTCCGGTACTTTTGATGTTTATTTGCTAGAAAGTAATAACAAAATCGGAGAATTTAGGTATTAAGTGAAGTTCTATGagtttaaaaacaatttaaaaaaaaaaaatgagtttttatagATTAACTCACTTTCTCctattcagtaaaaaaaaataccaaaatccaCTTCATATGAAAATGGAGAAGTAAGGACAAATAAACACTAGAAGTGAGGGAAgtcatatcattttttttcgcTTCTCCCAACTTTTCCTATATTGAACACCCCTAAGAAAGAGTTTAAATCAAAtgccttattattattattattattattattattgttttttttaatagttaagCGTGACCtagattttttatatcattttttgtgTGGGGCTAAAGTCAGTACTATAGGCAAAGATTAGACTAAAGATGAATGATCTTTGCTCATGTCAATGCTACACGGGTTGGGTTGGTATtgttatgcatttatttctttgaaaacTCTGTTTTACTTCCCGTCTAATCATCTATAATAGATATTATGATTTTTCCCCctctattttttgttgttttttttttatgcttttattattattattattattttgttctcATTTTTAAGTTCCTTGTTagtgttaaattttatttatacaagcacaaaaacaatttaaattattgCATGTTTATTAGCTTTGTTTCAggttatatttaaaatttaaaattttatagatattgtatggtatatattatatcataaaATGTCCTTAAATTTATCTCCTCTATTTTTTATAAGACTTACAATATAATAGAGATTATATTAGACTTTGGGTTTGTCTAATAGTTGGTTGAAAGTATCCTATCTCAGTTCTCAAGAGCGGCGGTCAAACCGACTCGGTGGTCAGATCGGTTGACCCATTAACCCGATACTTAAACTAGTCTGGGTCTCTAATTAGACCATTTATGCAACAACCCGTATTGACCCGGTCAAACTCTGTAACCCGGTTGGGTTTCTATAGCCAGGCAGAAtcaatgatttgttttttttttttaaatgaccttTTCATCAAGTtgaagagtatatatatatgcaattttgtcatgtttgtattttttcccccttttctaCTACTTCCAAATACGGGACTaacaattgtatttttttaattttttccatcaaattatttatttggtaactaataattcataaatattattatatatcattacataatttataattttaaaaatactattttaaaataCTTCTATTAACCCAGTATTGACCCAAATGACCCACGGTTGAATCAATTGACCAGAGATCCAGAGCCTCAACCGTGTCAATGCCCAGGTGGGGTCTAATAACTATGCTCAAGAGATCCACCTAAGatttttttaagggtttttttttatatttttttaatttttgttgtttccCAGGAATTGTTGGCCCATGACTAGATGTCCGGGCTTCCAGTCACAAATGTTTCAACAGGCCAAACTTTAGGCATAATGGAATCATTCTTTGAAAGGCCCATTGTAACTTAATGAGTGGGCCACTTGGGCATTTTTTGAGCCCAAAAAAATCTGAACAGTAAATTGTTAACTAGGTCTCCAATTGAGCCCAAGTAACAAAAAACCAAATGATATGAAACCCGTACACAGGCATAATGGGCTGGTTTTTTGAAGGCCCTTAGCAACTTACTATGTGAGCCACGTGGACCTTAATTGAGCCCAAAAAGTCCAAAAGCCCAATGAATGAAATCCAACTTACAAATCCATAAGATCGAGAGTAAGGACTAGCTATCAATTATTAGATCGGACTAAAAGTGACCCATATCTATATCAGTCTATTGGCCTAATTACCAAATTTACAATAGTGACTTATCAAATGTAATATCGAAtctacttaaataaataaaatactttaatttGCTAATATATAAATGTGTGTTTTAAAAGCATTTTAAATAGAACATTCAATGTAATTAAGTTAATGATTTTTCTATGTTATGGGAATACTCAATTGTGAAACCATGTCTCTCATcctatgaattttgaaattttaatataataaataaataaataaataaaagaccaTGTGGTTGCCAAAAATAAACAGCCCGGTCCATGCATCAATGCGCCACAAGCCAAGGAGGCTTGTCACTTAACCAAATTAGGGAACACATTTGTAGATCTAATGGCCTTTTCACATGGTGTttgattttttaagtttattttaatCTACTAGTTATTAATTAGAAaactcatatttatataatatataatagaatttaattattcaaaaccaaaataatctTTAACATACCTAATCATATAGAGCAATTGCTTTCCTTTGATGATGGTGTGACTTTGGCTTccaattttattcttattttttgattttatagCTTGGccaatcatttattatttataataaatttttaatatttattgaattaaaattttataattatttcgtTGCTAAAACGAACATTTTTTATTGTTAGGGAGtagattaaatttttaagtaaattttaGAGAcaaaaggtttaaaaaaaaattcagaatgacaaaaccaagagaaataataattcatttaattttcttaCTTTATCCATTTGTTTGTCATAAACtaggaaaaaaatttccataataaaattataaataattttttatgaccgTTATAATAATTAGCAAGTGGTAGTGCTATTAATTCCTATATAGAAAATCGAGAGTAgcttatttacattatataaaaaataattttttataaaacttgacTTCAAAAATTTATCATCTCCATCGAAACATTCAATTATCTTTTAACCGTCcgtatttcataaaataattttttttgttgcatacccttaaaaaattaaaatttttactgtcaactttaaaaattatatttgcttgTACACGCCCCTCtgtaaatcatttttattttacttatatatttgttagattaaaaattaattaaaaaaatataaaattaataataaattattatttactctttttatttaacctaaaaaaacgaaaataaattaaataattatatttttcataaactttataaattaattttcaatcattaaactatataaaaaacaaaaccttttttttaaggatatatataaatataatttttaaatatatatcaacaattacTCACTTTATATGGGTGTCCAaataattttcactttataaaaactaacatatCATGGtcattattttctaattttttaaattcaccaCAGacaaaagtttatatatataatatctatttttttaataaaataaacaagccACCCAtaacatacattttttttattattaacctcAACTATGTATTAGAAAGAAGTAAAATTTTTGACTTATTATACCTTAATTACTAAGTTATTACTGTGATGgttatatataacaattttatATTAAGTAGATACAAGTAatattttgtgtgtatatatattaatttgtatctCTCTATATAGATTAtctataagaaaagaagaagaagataataacAACTAATTAAAAGCATGGATCCACCTTGCCATCTTCCTTTCTTGGCACTTTCTATTTGGCGTGTTTATACTAAGATATGCTCTTTCTTTTTAAGTCTCATGGGACCCTAAAACTTATTGGTAGACATGGATCTCCCTTAGATTTTTTATATCCAAGATAACTATATCATAACAAATACCTCcaagatctctctctctccctctctctctttctctatacaaaaaaacaaaggagcCTCCAAAAACCAAAAGGATGGTGTTAAAAAGGAATTCAAGTGTGGATCTTGGACTCTTATATAGTCTCCATTTGTTTGGTTCTTTCTTCCATTGTCTCCCATGATGCCATGTCCCCCACCattcattgtatttatttatttatttttttctccattaaCAAACTAGCTAATTAAAGAAAACTATGCCACAGAACAAGTGTTTCATTCCTTGATTTATGGGACTATTTGGGCTTGTTTTAAGGGAAAGACAGGTAGTGGAAGGAAGCACCAATTAGTATTGGTGTATATCATCCTATATGGAAGTTTGATATGCTTGTGAATTAGTGCAAAACAAAAGGaacaaactttatatatatatatatatatatatatatgtatgtatgtcttcttttttatcCTCAAGTTAGGTCTAGCTCATATAAGGTAACAAAAACACTTGATATTATAGTGTGGTGTGATGCAATTGAATGCACTCTTTATAGTGCCTTTTCAAAGTCTTCATGcttgagtttagtgttcaagggTGGGACAAATGGTTAATTAGGCATGGTGCAATTAAGGATTAATATAAAcctctcattattttttttatggtaatggcttaaatttttgtattaattaaattggGGATTGAGCGCATTGAACATAATCAGCATCACATGCACCGATTCGCCTCGTATTAGGAAGCAAATGGAGGTCGGCGATGATGGTGGAATTTGCATGGATTAATAAAgattgagaaaattaaaaatataatcaatttttataGTGATGTGTAAGTTGGAACCTATGTTTAGCTCCTAATTATGtgaccatttatttatttatttatttctaagcTTGTAAGTCATGTGttactatataaaatttaatagatGGTGCTTTAatgtgttgaaaaaaataatctccATATGTGTGAAACATAAAAAGTGGTAAAGGTGGAATGAGGCGCATTTGTGCTAATTATATCACCAAAAgaacatattattttatataccgAAACATGTAGAtcaactttttcttttatattattttcataattaatattttattgttagggttagggtttagacAAAGGCAACATCATACTTTATCTAGGAATTCATATAATACATTTAGGTGATGGTCGGCCACCATTAACACTAAACATGcattaatttactaaaaaaattatataaaataatgggtTGTGCCAACCATTGTCTAGTGTAGTGAAAAAGCATGTTAGCATGAGTGAGAAAACGGATCCTTCCACCATCAATACTATAGCATCACAGTGAAATACTGATTGGTATTGTTCACTGGATCGCTGTGATAAGAGTcatattctctatttttattttttcaaaattacaaaacagatgatatttatcattataaGATTATGATccctaatatattattttaggcTCACGTGAACCATAATGAATCTCTAAGGGGTTATTGAGCTAACAAAACTAGTGCACTACCACACTTACTTGTTTTATTGGCAATCTCCTTCTAAGGTGGTGCTTGTGTCTGTGTAAACAAATGTTATGtattataagtattattaattaattttttaataaaaccgaCTAATGACATAAGATATTATTCTGGTTGAAAAGCACTACAATATTATTATGCAAAGATGAGTCAGCACCTCCGACCCAAATACGAAAATTTCGGAGAAAGAACCATGTTTAATATTGAATGAAAGAAACACTAGATCTAGCCAAGTACaccctcttctccttctttgcatttgctttgatttaaagttaTGGTTAGAATCtgaacttaattaattaaatgagcCACATGATAAGGCCATTCCCTAAATAGATTACTCACATTGCATGTGACATGTGACATGTGATTAGAGTTCCTTTTTAGTATTTATTCTTCACATCACACCATcaagcaagatgatgatgatgatgatgatgatgatgtgcatGACTAAAAGACTTAATTGAAACAATTAATGAATGCTTTGGGACTTAAAAGAAAGTGGACCCAAACCAACTTGGATCCATTGTGGATTCAAGCTATTTGGACTTTGGTCACAATATTGATCCCTGGTCAATGATACAGCTAATGTTCATACACAAAcattcacacacatacacacaacaCAAGTAGTCCCCCACTGCATTGTGGTCCAACTACAAGTATCAAGTTATAGTCATAAAGTGAGTGGCAAAgatttaatcaatatttaagttgaaaattaatatctttgaaatgattataaaatattaaccaaacataatatatatatatatatatatgtacaaagactttgtatttaaataatatggttTGGTTAATATAATTAACCTTCATTAATGGAtataagatattattattattatagggtTCTGGgtcttgtttagttttttttttttctctagtcgatgcttaatttatttttttcaaacatatttatttcacaaaataaatatttttttaaactaaaaaataagtacTTCTTTTAAAAGCATTGATAGAAACATTCTTGAAATACATAACTTAAACATCTATTGTTATAAGTGAAAGTGAAtccaaatgtaaaaaaattcttGGAAATGAACactcaaatatataatataaacttcaaattttctcatattttttttctgagCTTAGATTCAAAACATGCATGACAAACATACAATTGTAACTATTTATTTAGAGATTGCTATgtataaaacattatattttcttgtgagattttttttatttatatataaatgtggaCAATCCATCTCTGAGTCACTCTAAACCGTCAAtcatgttttgaatgaaaatcaacCTTTGAACTTTCACATGAAGGTTAGTAACACTACCACTATCACTACCACTTATCTATTGCGATAAtgattaaattgataaatgtggGCAAATCATAACCCTTAACTACTATTGTGAGAGAAATAAGTTGATAAACTCCactttcatttatatatatatatatatatatataatatatgagaTAAACTTGGGAAAGATAAATGAGGGGATAgagataaaacaaagaaaatcacTAGACAAAATTTGTCCAAAATGGCTACAAGGACAATCAAGTAGCACTCAATGTTCAAATGAGAAAGGACCAACATCCAAACATGACCATCAGAGGTACAAGCCATGTCCACAGAGAACAACAAGATATAgtcatggtttttttttgcaTGCACTAATTTCCTACccttcatttttctcatttgatAACAAAAAACATTCCACATTgactttcaaaaatatttatttatttacttatttttagcAAAGTGAAAATTATATAGTATCAATCTTGGAACCAGCATGGGGGGAGACAATGGAGAGAATAGTCTCTATCACAATCACTATCACTTTCAGATgtaattttcttatttactGAGGGTATTAATGACATTTTACAGTTCATCCCTCTCATGTATGTATGAATACTATAGTTAGGGTGTCATTGCTCTCTCACTGGAATCTCTTGAGGAAGTAGAGATTGGTATTTGATTTCAGTGTTTAGATTGAAATTGGAgttgttttctttgaattttctttgaattttctctttttttgtagatttttgttgttctttggAGTGTTGggttggtgttggtgttggtgttgctgctgctgctgctgcttcttCTGGATGGATTCTTTGTAGGACACCCAGTATTGAGGTTAAAGGTCTCGCTTTTAAGGCTGGCTGATTCTTTTTTGGCATgcttttcttctcaaaattcattttttttaataataaaaaaaatcaaggtttTTCAAAAGAGAAATTTGATTCACTTTGTTCTCCTTAGGGTTCTTCCACCATGCATTTCTGTTAATCTTTTTTGCTGATTCAAGGTTCACTCTAAATGGtcattcttttattgttttctattttatttttaatcttttttatgaTGCTTTCATAACTAGGGTTTGTATTCTGATCACATGTGTGTTGTTCTGGCTTCAAtttaattacttatatatatatatatatatatatatatatatatatgttctgaTCTGGGTTCTCCCATTTTGATGTGATTCTTTTGGCTGTTGATTTGGTCTGCGCTATAAAAAATGGTTCTTGTCTGTAGTTTTCAATGCTCCTCATCAACATAAATTTGttacctttgttttttttgcaGGAATTTGGAATTGTGTGGGTGCTTTGAGATTTGATGTTTTGAGCAACCGACCTTATGATCTTGAGAACTTGAACCTTTGAGTGTGAgataaaagaatgaatttttgAACACTATACACAGCTTGGCAGTGATAAAACTAATAACAATTGGTCTCTGAGGATGTGGCTGTCAGTTCAGTGTTTGTGAGTGCCTCTgctcttcttaattttttactaGTATTGAGGGACTGTTTATCACCGGAGTCTGTGGGCTCTGTTGCTAGTTTAGGAAACAACAAAGCCTTTGCCTCAGACCGCATCTTTGGGTGCTTTTGCCATTCTCACTAGTGGCAAGAGGACTGCAATGCTGCATTTTTAGATCTTGGAGCACATTTACAAGTGAAATACTTTTGTTAGGAATTCATTCTAGTGCTAGAGATCCCAACTTAGTGTTCTTTATTTCGGTCAATGTTTTGTTTTGCCGGGATTGTGGGTATCTGTTGTGGAGTTCTTTTGATGGATTGATGAAGTGAAGGAGGAGTTTGAGCTTTTGAAGTGGAGAAGCAGAGTTGCATTCTTGTTCGCCGCTACGATGAAGTATATGAAACTGGGATCGAAGCCTGATGCTTTTCAAACAGATGGGAGCAATGTCAGGTGAAGTTTCCTAAACTCTCTTATTTGAATCTTGATCTGGATttcccattattttttttgagtTGGTGATTGTTCTCTCTTTGAAGTCCCCTTTTTAGTGTAGTTTGGTAGATCATCTTTTACTAGTTCAATCTAGGAATAGATTGGTTTTTCTTGATATCTATGTGTTTTGTCATTTATTTCTGAGTAAAATGTAAAACAATCCTCACTTGCTTTACTTCTTTTTGGTTAGTATAGTCTGGAAATGAAGCAAAAAATTAGTGAATATTGGTATTTGATTACATTCTCACTGGAGCTATTTCTTGACAGCCTTCAAGAAGAGTGGCTTATATGGTTTGTGAGTGTTGGGTAATAACACCCAGCTTTTTTGGATacatgatttgaattttttctttCGATCAGTGATGAATCAATCACACAAGTATTATTTCTCTAATGGAAACAGATTGGTCTTGCAATGACTTTGTATAATGTGACCGGAGATGTGGTTTTGATCTTTAGTTGGGGATTATGGAATAAATAGATCTTGAAGCAATTGATGAGGAAAGGTGTGAAGCTGAACTTATCCAAAGTGGTTTACCTCAAGTAATCTGACGAAgccttttcctttttcatttgtTTACAAATAAGATATCTAAGTATTTGATTAGGATATAACTTTCAGGATGttttggtgtgtgtgtgtgacttGATAGataggtaaaaaaaataaaatagcaatGAAACAGGTAGAATCACACCAAATGAGGGTATTTAGATGATTGAGCCTGGTCTCTACATAAAAGTAGAAAACTTAGATTGGAAATTTCAATTGTTAACTAACTGATGACTGTTTGAGAAGACATCAGATGAGTATGTAAATGTAAATTAATGGTACCTTATTTTCTGAAGTTCTTTCATTCCTCGAGTTGCTTTTTATTTGCTTCtctatatttatgaaaatattttgctGAAATTATAATAAAGAGCATTTCTATGCAGGTTTGTGGCTGCTGAATTGGCGGCTGACTTAATTGTCAATGTTGGTGATGTGAAGTTCTATCTACACAAGGTTTATCTCCTAACTCATGCATGTATAGACTGTTTATGTTTAGTGTGACCTCTTTTCTGTCAGTCATTAATCTCTCTTTCACACCATTATGCAGTTTCCCCTCTTGTCGAAAAGTCCTCTCTTGAAGAGGCTAGTGGCAAATACAAATGATGACGATGACGATGATGAGATTTACATTCCAGATATCCCGGGTGGTCCTGCCGCCTTTGAGATATGTGCTAAATTTTGTTATGGCATGATAGTCACTCTCAATGCATACAATGTGGTTGCGGCGCGATGTGCAGCTGAATATCTTGAGATGCATGAAACAATTGAGAAAGGCAATCTCATTTACAAAATTGAAGTCTTTCTGAATTCGAGCATATTCCGAAGCTGGAAGGACTCCATTATAGTTCTCCAGACAACAAAGTCTCTGTTACCTTGGTCTGAGGACTTGAAGGTGATTAAACATTGTGTTGATTCTATAGCCTCCAAGGCCTCCATTAATCCATCGGAGGTTGAGTGGTCATACACGTATAACAGGAAGAGACTTACTTCAGAAAATGGTATTGAATCACAATGGAATGGAGTTCGAAAGCAGCAATCGGTGCCGAAGGACTGGTGGGTCGAAGACCTGTGTGAGCTGGAGATGGATTTGTACAAGCAGGTCATTATGGCAATTAAAATGAAAGGGAGAATGACTAGTGAAGTGATAGGAGAAGCTCTGAAAGCCTATACGTATAGAAGACTTTCGGGCTTTGCCAGAGGTGCTGTGAATTTAAGTGGTGATGTAGTTAAAAACCGGACATTGCTTGAGACTGTCATCCGGCTATTGCCTCCTGATTTCGGTTCGGTTTCATGCAGCTTTCTGCTCAAGCTGCTTAAGGCTGCATGCTTGCTGGATTGCGGTGAAGTGAGTAAAAGGGGATTGATCAAGAGAATAGGCCAACAGTTAGAAGAAGCTTCGGTACCTGATCTTTTGATTCCATCTCCAGATGAAGACACTCTATATCATGTTGACATAGTGATGAACATTGTCGAGGAGTTCTTCATGCAGGAAAACAGCAGCACTCATTCTAGTCCTCATGTCTCCGAAGAAGTTCAGGACATTCGGAGCCCTGGCTTTGTGTCCACCTCTGCAAAAGTGGCTGTGACTCGATTAGTCGATGGGTATCTTACTGAAATTGCAAAGGATCCAAATCTACCACTTTCGAAGTTTCTTGATGTTGCTGAAATGGCTTCTGGTTCCTCCAGGCCTGTGCACGACGCCCTTTATTGCGCCATTGACATGTATCTCAAGGTATAATTCAACCCAAATTGTTCATTATATAATTGGTTCTCTTCAGTTTCCTGATCTCCATGACACTGCAGGAGCACCTGGACATGACAAAGAGCGAGAAGAAAAAGATATGTAGTTTAATGGACTGCAAAAAACTCTCAGCTGATGCTTGCATGCACGCGGTTCAGAATGAACGGCTTCCTCTGAGAGTTGTCGTTCAGGTACTCTTCTTTGAACAGATGAGAGCATCGATGACTGGTGGTGGAACTGAAGTCTCAGGAGGTATCCGATCACTTCTTCCGCGCGAAAATGGTGGGTCATATGGAAGCTCCAGATCAGCAGCAACAACCAACACTGATGACCACTGGGACGCAATTAATACAATTAAGTCAATGAGATTGGCTAACAACGGCGCAGGAAGTGAGAAGAGCAGTGGCAGTAGTGATATGCATAAGAACGGTGGTGCCGATAAGACCAATGGCAAGGCGAAAGGAAGCACAATGCCGAAAAAGATACTAAGCAAGCTGTTTTCAAGCAAAGCGCAAAGCGGGGAGAACAGCAGCAGTTCTGATACATCTGAAAGTCCAGGTTCTGTCAACCCGGAAGTTCCCCGTTCCACGCCATCACGAAATGTTCGACATTCGGTATCATAGATGAAGCTCAGCAGCAGGAGATGtatgttcttctttttttttttttcgtattcTTTTGTCAGGATGATAACCCAATTTTTGCATGTATGATAAAAGTTGTACTATTACTTCTTTGCATGAAGTTGGATTTCAAACTTTGTAAACttttggaatatatataaatatttgtcttgATATGTGGATTTTCTTATTTCCTTCAATATTCCCTCAATATaaacacattattattattattattattatttattattcttattcttattcttctttcttattattattcttattaatttatttattatcaatatttattattattcttttttttattttttctaattctcTTCATCTTATtagtgttatttattattattattattattattattatttatttgaataaaaaaatgagttaagCGCAATATTCAACAATTCAAGGGGGTTATTTGCAAAAGAGACCCCACATTATAAACGAGATGTTTCAAAGACGTTTCGGTGAACCCGCGAGACATCGTATTATTGTCATCTCGGCGCAGCGGTAAGCTTTCCGCCGCCTCGTCCCTCGTGAAAGCTCGCGTATTCTGCGCTTCGGGGCCAAAGCTCTCGCCTTTGGAGCAGAAACCCTAGCTGGCGGATCGTGCCGCGTCCGTCGCCGTTGCCGGATCTCACCGCCCGGTTCTTTGTCAGAGTCTTGCTGACCTCCCCGGGGATCTCCTCGTGGTTTGTCTAaggtttggattttgattcttGTCTTTAGTTGGTAACAGTCCAAGATGGTAAACTAAGGAGAATCCTTCTAAATTTGCTGAAATTTGAAGTTGTTTTGTTCTATGTTCTGGGAATAGCATGGAtcttttgattaaatttgttctCAAATCTTATTTCTTGCCTTAGCTGTAAACCCTAATTGTAATCGCCGTTGTTTTAGTTCTCTTTTTTCCTGATTTTTGATGGTACAAGccctgtttttcttttttttgaaatttatgatttacTTTTTCTATAATGTTGAATCATGTTCGAAGATCATGGCTAGAATTTGAATGGaaacttgtttttgttgttttggatattaaaaaaaatctaaaagtaGCTAATTTACCACTCCCTTATTTTGATTCGTGCAaaagagggatttttggagTAAACAGAACTTAGGGTTTGGATTTCAAGGCCTCATCTTTCCGTGTAATGGGATAAACTGTGttctattatgatttttttttaaaaaatttctgtGTTTAATTGTGCCTTGGAGTAGGGTTTTggatgtttttatctttttttcacaAGTGCA comes from Dioscorea cayenensis subsp. rotundata cultivar TDr96_F1 chromosome 15, TDr96_F1_v2_PseudoChromosome.rev07_lg8_w22 25.fasta, whole genome shotgun sequence and encodes:
- the LOC120277410 gene encoding BTB/POZ domain-containing protein NPY4-like, with translation MKYMKLGSKPDAFQTDGSNVRFVAAELAADLIVNVGDVKFYLHKFPLLSKSPLLKRLVANTNDDDDDDEIYIPDIPGGPAAFEICAKFCYGMIVTLNAYNVVAARCAAEYLEMHETIEKGNLIYKIEVFLNSSIFRSWKDSIIVLQTTKSLLPWSEDLKVIKHCVDSIASKASINPSEVEWSYTYNRKRLTSENGIESQWNGVRKQQSVPKDWWVEDLCELEMDLYKQVIMAIKMKGRMTSEVIGEALKAYTYRRLSGFARGAVNLSGDVVKNRTLLETVIRLLPPDFGSVSCSFLLKLLKAACLLDCGEVSKRGLIKRIGQQLEEASVPDLLIPSPDEDTLYHVDIVMNIVEEFFMQENSSTHSSPHVSEEVQDIRSPGFVSTSAKVAVTRLVDGYLTEIAKDPNLPLSKFLDVAEMASGSSRPVHDALYCAIDMYLKEHLDMTKSEKKKICSLMDCKKLSADACMHAVQNERLPLRVVVQVLFFEQMRASMTGGGTEVSGGIRSLLPRENGGSYGSSRSAATTNTDDHWDAINTIKSMRLANNGAGSEKSSGSSDMHKNGGADKTNGKAKGSTMPKKILSKLFSSKAQSGENSSSSDTSESPGSVNPEVPRSTPSRNVRHSVS